The stretch of DNA TCACCGCTTCTTTGAATTTGTGGAATTTATCGTAATAAATTCCTACTACCTTCTTTTTCGCATATTTCCATAGTCTTTCTATGAGATTCAAGTTCGGAGAATACGTGGGAAGATATATGAGTTCTATTTCAACATTCTTTTCACGCTTTAGTTTCTCAATGTGCGCTTTGAATATCTTTCCATGATTGTA from Mesoaciditoga lauensis cd-1655R = DSM 25116 encodes:
- a CDS encoding transposase, which gives rise to YNHGKIFKAHIEKLKREKNVEIELIYLPTYSPNLNLIERLWKYAKKKVVGIYYDKFHKFKEAVRNFFEKEVKKESCKAELEKFIGSSFQIIKG